From one Luteipulveratus mongoliensis genomic stretch:
- a CDS encoding GNAT family N-acetyltransferase, whose translation MAIEIRPATTFVDVAAVLGPKRPDANVCWCLSHRIPSRLNRELAGTARGTYVEGLCRIEPGPGVLAYDGDEVVGWAAVAPRSETAFATSRKIPRIDDQAVWSVWCVRVRPGHRKQGLAHHLIEGAVEFARHHGAPAAEAYPVDNDGEHVDLTMAYVRTRSMFEHAGFTMAGPTDSVINGFPRVLMRLDLR comes from the coding sequence ATGGCGATCGAGATCCGGCCCGCGACCACGTTTGTCGATGTCGCAGCGGTCCTGGGTCCCAAGAGACCCGACGCCAACGTCTGCTGGTGCCTCAGCCACCGCATCCCATCGCGGCTGAACCGCGAGCTTGCCGGGACCGCTCGTGGCACCTACGTCGAAGGGCTGTGCCGGATCGAGCCTGGGCCTGGCGTCCTCGCCTACGACGGGGACGAGGTCGTCGGATGGGCTGCAGTCGCACCTCGCAGTGAGACTGCGTTCGCGACCAGCAGGAAGATACCCCGGATCGATGACCAGGCCGTGTGGTCTGTGTGGTGCGTCCGAGTCCGACCCGGTCACCGCAAGCAAGGACTCGCTCACCATCTGATCGAGGGCGCGGTCGAGTTCGCTCGCCACCACGGCGCTCCCGCAGCCGAGGCATACCCCGTCGACAACGACGGCGAGCACGTCGACCTGACGATGGCGTACGTCCGCACGCGAAGCATGTTCGAGCACGCCGGGTTCACGATGGCAGGGCCGACCGACTCGGTCATCAACGGGTTCCCGCGAGTCCTCATGCGACTCGACCTGCGGTGA
- a CDS encoding saccharopine dehydrogenase family protein, with translation MSPASAARPARDLDVVLYGATGFVGKLTARHLAKAAPEGTRIGLAGRTQAKLEQVRAELGERAADWPIVIADASDGASLAALAERAHVVITTVGPYASYGLPLVEACARAGTDYVDLTGEVLFIRKSIDLAQDLAAASGARIVHSCGFDTVPSDLAVMLVAKKAQADGAGELTDTTLYATLKGGFSGGTIASAVQQLDEVRADKAARKIAVDKFALSPDRGSEPKGEWKDSAAVRYSDEVKSWTTPFVMAMFNTRLVRRSNALLGHAYGKGFRYREVMRAGDGKAGRAKAYAIAGGLGAGFAALNLPFLRPVTNRVLPSPGQGPSPKAQAEGFFKMEVRTITTDGSHYRSIVAAQGDPGYAATAVMLGESALCLALERDRCPLPAGVTGGVLTPATALGDVLVERLKAQEFICTADRL, from the coding sequence ATGAGCCCAGCCAGCGCCGCCCGACCCGCCCGTGACCTGGATGTCGTCCTGTACGGCGCCACCGGCTTCGTGGGCAAGCTCACCGCCCGCCACCTCGCCAAGGCCGCCCCGGAAGGCACCCGCATCGGACTCGCCGGCCGAACGCAGGCCAAGCTCGAGCAGGTCCGCGCCGAGCTGGGAGAACGAGCGGCCGACTGGCCGATCGTGATCGCCGACGCCTCCGACGGGGCCTCCCTCGCCGCCCTGGCCGAGCGGGCGCACGTCGTCATCACCACAGTCGGCCCCTACGCGTCGTACGGCCTGCCCCTGGTCGAGGCGTGCGCGCGAGCCGGCACCGACTACGTCGACCTCACCGGCGAGGTGCTGTTCATCCGCAAGTCGATCGACCTGGCCCAGGACCTCGCCGCGGCGAGTGGCGCACGCATCGTGCACAGCTGCGGCTTCGACACGGTGCCCTCCGACCTCGCGGTGATGCTGGTCGCCAAGAAGGCTCAGGCGGACGGCGCCGGCGAGCTCACCGACACCACGCTCTACGCCACGCTCAAGGGCGGCTTCAGCGGCGGCACCATCGCCTCGGCGGTCCAGCAGCTCGACGAGGTCCGCGCCGACAAGGCCGCTCGCAAGATCGCGGTCGACAAGTTCGCGCTGAGCCCTGACCGCGGCTCCGAGCCGAAGGGCGAGTGGAAGGACTCCGCTGCGGTCCGTTACAGCGACGAGGTGAAGTCGTGGACCACGCCGTTCGTGATGGCGATGTTCAACACCCGCCTCGTCCGCCGCAGCAACGCCCTCCTCGGGCACGCCTACGGCAAGGGCTTCCGCTACCGCGAGGTCATGCGCGCCGGTGACGGCAAGGCCGGCCGGGCCAAGGCGTACGCCATCGCCGGCGGCCTCGGAGCCGGCTTCGCCGCGCTCAACCTGCCGTTCCTGCGGCCGGTGACCAACCGCGTCCTGCCGTCCCCTGGTCAGGGGCCGAGCCCGAAGGCGCAAGCCGAGGGCTTCTTCAAGATGGAGGTCCGAACGATCACGACGGACGGCTCGCACTACCGCAGCATCGTTGCGGCGCAAGGAGATCCGGGCTACGCGGCCACTGCGGTCATGCTCGGCGAGAGCGCGCTGTGCCTCGCTCTCGAGCGCGACCGCTGCCCCTTGCCTGCCGGCGTCACCGGCGGCGTCCTCACCCCCGCCACCGCTCTCGGCGACGTGCTGGTCGAGCGGCTCAAGGCGCAAGAGTTCATCTGCACCGCTGACCGTCTCTGA
- a CDS encoding NAD(P)/FAD-dependent oxidoreductase — protein sequence MSDERTIAVVGGGLAGAKAVEAVRDEGFEGRLVLLTAEQRLPYERPPLSKGYLQTGEGLDDATVHPQSWYDEHQVDLRLGATVTELDTKGHQVVLDGGETIAYDLALVATGAEPRHLSLPGADLDGVLYLRTVEDSDRLRAAFTEGARVVIVGGGWIGLETAAAAREAGAEVTVLETLELPLVRVLGPTIAQVFADLHREHGVDLRTGVSVEAFEGEGRVSGVRLADGTVLPADVVVVGIGAVPRVGLAEAAGIDVDDGIITDEHGRTSDQDVYAVGDVARFAHPSFPARIRVEHWANALNHPAAVAAAMLGKDAAYDDLPYFFTDQYDLGMEYVGLASPDDEVVVRGDLKAREFIAFWLRDGRVLAGMNVNVWDVVDDVKALIRSGKAVDPKRLADPAVPLTDLLQ from the coding sequence ATGAGTGATGAGCGCACGATTGCAGTGGTCGGTGGCGGGCTTGCGGGCGCGAAGGCGGTCGAGGCCGTGCGCGACGAAGGCTTCGAGGGACGGCTCGTGCTGCTGACCGCGGAGCAGCGACTGCCGTACGAACGGCCGCCGTTGTCGAAGGGCTACCTGCAGACCGGTGAGGGCCTGGACGACGCGACGGTCCATCCCCAGTCCTGGTATGACGAGCACCAGGTCGACCTGCGGCTCGGCGCGACCGTGACCGAGCTCGACACCAAGGGCCATCAGGTCGTGCTCGACGGCGGCGAGACCATCGCGTACGATCTCGCGCTCGTCGCGACCGGCGCTGAGCCGCGACACCTGTCACTGCCCGGAGCCGACCTGGACGGCGTGCTCTACCTGCGCACGGTGGAGGACAGCGACAGGCTCCGCGCGGCGTTCACCGAGGGTGCGCGAGTGGTGATCGTGGGCGGTGGCTGGATCGGCCTGGAGACCGCCGCCGCTGCGCGCGAGGCAGGCGCCGAGGTCACGGTGCTGGAAACCCTGGAGCTGCCGTTGGTGCGCGTGCTCGGTCCGACGATCGCGCAGGTCTTCGCCGATCTGCATCGCGAGCACGGGGTGGACCTGCGCACCGGCGTCAGCGTCGAGGCGTTCGAGGGGGAGGGGCGAGTCAGTGGCGTACGCCTTGCGGACGGCACCGTGCTGCCCGCCGATGTGGTCGTCGTCGGGATCGGCGCAGTCCCCCGCGTCGGTCTGGCGGAGGCTGCCGGGATCGACGTCGACGACGGCATCATCACGGACGAGCACGGCCGGACCAGCGACCAGGACGTCTATGCCGTCGGTGACGTCGCCCGCTTTGCTCACCCGTCGTTCCCCGCCAGGATCCGGGTCGAGCACTGGGCCAACGCGCTGAACCACCCGGCTGCCGTCGCCGCGGCCATGCTCGGCAAGGACGCGGCGTACGACGACCTGCCCTACTTCTTCACCGATCAGTACGACCTCGGCATGGAGTACGTCGGACTCGCCTCTCCCGACGACGAGGTCGTGGTGCGCGGTGACCTGAAGGCTCGGGAGTTCATCGCGTTCTGGCTGCGTGACGGTCGGGTGCTGGCCGGAATGAACGTCAACGTCTGGGACGTGGTCGATGACGTGAAGGCGCTGATCCGCTCGGGCAAGGCGGTCGACCCGAAGCGACTCGCGGACCCGGCTGTGCCGCTGACGGATCTCCTGCAGTGA
- a CDS encoding GNAT family N-acetyltransferase produces MGAARFVIRRADLADEETLDRAGQIAGESYVDGGHIAADAAYVTHLTDATVRARDAELWVAQDPESEAVLGSVAFVAPGSRLAELAKEREGEFRMLTVDAAARGRGVGEALVRHCLARARELDLAALVLSTQPSMRSAHRIYERLGFTRTPARDWSPVAGVHLLTYRLEL; encoded by the coding sequence ATGGGTGCCGCTCGCTTCGTGATTCGCCGCGCCGACCTTGCGGATGAGGAGACGCTCGACCGCGCCGGTCAGATCGCCGGCGAGTCCTACGTGGACGGCGGCCACATCGCTGCCGACGCCGCCTACGTCACGCACCTGACTGACGCCACGGTTCGCGCGCGTGATGCAGAGCTCTGGGTCGCCCAGGACCCGGAGTCGGAGGCCGTCCTCGGATCAGTGGCCTTCGTGGCGCCCGGGTCGCGGCTCGCCGAGCTCGCGAAGGAGCGCGAGGGCGAGTTTCGGATGCTGACCGTCGATGCCGCCGCCCGCGGCCGAGGCGTCGGCGAGGCGCTCGTACGTCATTGCCTGGCTCGTGCACGCGAGCTCGACCTGGCGGCCCTGGTCTTGTCGACCCAGCCCAGCATGCGTTCCGCGCACCGGATCTATGAGCGACTCGGGTTCACCCGCACGCCCGCTCGCGACTGGTCACCGGTGGCGGGCGTGCACCTGCTGACCTACCGCCTCGAGCTCTGA
- a CDS encoding glycosyltransferase, giving the protein MRILLSTWGSRGDVEPLAGLATALQELGAEALVAAPPDEEFATLLARAGVPHVPLGPTVHSIVAGPKPPTGKDAFRLAPELVAARFTTLMPVAEECDAVLATGLMPAGVRDVAEKVGIPYVLACFHTLGLPSQHFPPGRRPGTPSPEGETDNRVLWKQDAERVNDLYGPALNSHREALGLPPVDNVRDHVFTDHPWLAADATLWPSQGKTDLELIQTGAWILPDKRPLPNELEAFLDSGAPPVYVGFGSMAAYAPEGIADVAVKVSRAQGRSLVLARGWADLAPPDDADDCFVVGDVNQQALFGRCAAVVHHGGAGTTTTAARAGVPQVVVPRIADQPSWARRVAELGIGAAHLEPTPTVDSLSEALQTALTPETQGRASVLAGAVRADGATVAAQLLLDAAAQGKAPISG; this is encoded by the coding sequence ATGCGAATCTTGTTGTCGACATGGGGTTCACGCGGGGACGTCGAGCCACTTGCAGGACTGGCGACGGCGTTGCAGGAGCTGGGCGCCGAGGCCCTGGTGGCCGCGCCACCGGACGAGGAGTTCGCGACCTTGCTGGCGCGGGCGGGCGTACCTCACGTGCCGCTCGGCCCGACGGTGCACTCGATCGTCGCCGGCCCCAAGCCGCCGACGGGCAAGGACGCGTTCCGGCTGGCGCCCGAGCTGGTCGCAGCGCGGTTCACCACGCTGATGCCGGTCGCCGAGGAGTGCGATGCCGTCCTGGCCACCGGTCTGATGCCGGCCGGCGTACGCGATGTGGCCGAGAAGGTCGGAATTCCTTACGTGCTCGCCTGCTTCCACACCCTCGGCCTGCCCTCCCAGCACTTCCCTCCGGGGCGACGACCGGGCACGCCGTCACCGGAGGGCGAGACCGACAACCGGGTGCTCTGGAAGCAGGACGCCGAGCGGGTCAACGACCTGTACGGCCCAGCCCTCAACAGCCACCGGGAGGCGCTCGGTCTGCCACCGGTGGACAACGTCCGCGACCACGTCTTCACCGATCACCCGTGGCTGGCGGCGGACGCGACGCTGTGGCCATCGCAGGGGAAGACTGACCTCGAGCTCATCCAGACCGGAGCATGGATCCTGCCCGACAAACGTCCACTCCCGAACGAGCTGGAGGCGTTCCTGGACTCGGGCGCACCGCCGGTCTACGTGGGCTTCGGCAGCATGGCGGCCTACGCGCCGGAGGGCATTGCGGACGTGGCCGTCAAGGTCAGCCGAGCGCAGGGTCGCAGTCTCGTCCTGGCCCGCGGCTGGGCGGACCTGGCCCCGCCCGACGATGCGGACGACTGCTTCGTCGTGGGCGACGTCAACCAGCAGGCGCTGTTCGGCCGATGCGCGGCCGTCGTGCACCACGGAGGTGCGGGTACGACCACGACGGCAGCCCGGGCCGGCGTGCCCCAGGTGGTCGTGCCCCGGATCGCGGATCAGCCCTCCTGGGCGCGCCGGGTGGCCGAGCTCGGCATCGGCGCAGCTCACCTCGAGCCGACACCGACCGTCGACTCCCTGTCCGAGGCACTCCAGACCGCCCTGACACCCGAGACCCAAGGCCGTGCAAGCGTCTTGGCAGGGGCCGTCCGCGCCGACGGGGCGACCGTGGCCGCACAGCTGCTGCTCGACGCGGCAGCCCAGGGCAAGGCGCCCATCTCTGGGTGA
- a CDS encoding HNH endonuclease signature motif containing protein, with protein MPASSHLPAHVSTWLRTIALGGGDHSPVDDPEAVRSRAAEVVAASRCLQAWAESVEVKAVSLLLEGVETDMSLDLGQQESRSTRRTRLGLARTAAATELQLLSGLPLTQCRERIGFAGAVGDRTEGLQRRMAEGELSWWRASILFKETRHLPSPVASKVIDRVLRPVAGDDRTPLSHQTFRRRLSRQITLAESASEVAARRRKEAVDQRDVRTSPGAHGVAQLEITASAERTYAAQQRVTALARTARAAGDPRTLAQLRSDIATDLLVHGQVAGDAVLGKAPQAHVHVIAHLASLMATNHGAVSVRPPKPSSGRVVAVSPAIGQGIGEVPGHGFLTADQVRELAFAEGSIWRRLVTDPLTGAVIDAASTYRPTAAMRQHVQARDQRCRAPGCEHPAMECDIDHNVSWRPDTESPGQGATHVTNLRALHRAHHIAKTRRWWTSQQHDDGAVTWSTLSGQQITTRPADHHEVADLEAIECSRMEAALDALLEHDQDIPPVTPVMAAILQRRHASPEARQSLSAPTMFEPRPLIVEVTHEPGPPDPPPF; from the coding sequence ATGCCCGCGTCGAGTCACCTGCCTGCGCACGTCTCGACGTGGTTGCGCACGATCGCGCTCGGCGGCGGTGACCACTCGCCCGTTGATGATCCTGAGGCTGTGCGCTCTCGCGCCGCTGAGGTGGTTGCGGCCAGCAGGTGTCTGCAGGCATGGGCCGAGTCGGTCGAGGTCAAAGCCGTCAGTCTGCTGCTCGAAGGGGTCGAGACAGACATGTCGCTGGACCTCGGTCAGCAGGAGTCGCGATCGACACGACGCACACGGCTGGGCCTTGCACGAACCGCCGCGGCGACCGAGCTGCAGCTGCTGAGCGGTCTGCCTCTGACCCAGTGTCGCGAGCGGATCGGCTTCGCCGGTGCAGTGGGCGATCGCACTGAAGGACTCCAACGACGCATGGCAGAGGGCGAGCTGTCGTGGTGGCGCGCAAGCATCCTGTTCAAGGAGACACGCCACCTGCCCTCACCTGTCGCGAGCAAGGTCATCGATCGCGTGCTGCGGCCAGTCGCCGGTGACGATCGAACTCCGTTGTCTCATCAGACTTTCCGGCGTCGCCTCAGCAGACAGATCACGTTGGCCGAGTCCGCGTCCGAGGTGGCCGCACGCCGGCGCAAGGAAGCCGTCGACCAGCGCGACGTGCGCACCAGTCCGGGCGCTCACGGCGTCGCGCAGCTGGAGATCACCGCCTCGGCCGAGCGGACCTACGCCGCACAGCAACGTGTGACGGCGCTGGCTCGCACAGCCCGCGCCGCCGGTGACCCACGCACCCTGGCGCAGCTGCGCTCCGACATCGCCACCGACCTGCTCGTCCATGGGCAGGTCGCGGGCGATGCAGTCCTGGGCAAGGCGCCCCAGGCACACGTCCACGTCATCGCGCACCTGGCGTCGCTGATGGCGACCAACCACGGCGCTGTCAGCGTCCGGCCGCCGAAGCCATCGTCGGGCCGAGTCGTGGCCGTTTCACCAGCCATTGGGCAGGGCATCGGCGAGGTCCCTGGGCACGGGTTCCTCACGGCCGATCAGGTTCGCGAGCTGGCGTTTGCCGAGGGCAGCATCTGGCGAAGACTGGTCACCGATCCCTTGACCGGCGCGGTGATCGATGCGGCGAGCACCTACCGACCCACTGCCGCGATGCGCCAGCACGTGCAGGCGCGAGACCAACGGTGCCGGGCACCCGGATGCGAGCACCCGGCGATGGAGTGCGATATCGACCACAACGTCAGCTGGCGGCCGGATACCGAGTCTCCTGGGCAAGGCGCGACGCATGTCACCAACCTGCGCGCACTACATCGGGCGCACCACATCGCCAAGACGCGGCGCTGGTGGACCTCGCAGCAGCACGACGACGGCGCAGTCACCTGGAGCACCCTGAGCGGACAGCAGATCACCACCCGTCCCGCGGACCATCACGAGGTTGCCGACCTCGAGGCGATCGAGTGCTCACGCATGGAGGCCGCGTTGGACGCCCTGCTAGAGCACGACCAGGACATCCCACCGGTCACGCCGGTGATGGCCGCGATCCTGCAGCGCCGTCATGCATCACCAGAAGCGCGCCAATCGCTATCAGCACCAACGATGTTCGAGCCGCGGCCACTCATCGTCGAGGTCACTCACGAGCCGGGCCCACCCGACCCGCCACCGTTCTGA
- a CDS encoding nucleoside triphosphate pyrophosphohydrolase family protein: protein MNCDDYQDAALRTARAKDAPDEFMHLVLGLVGEAGEIAEKVKKLVRDKNSDLDLLDRDDMAAELGDVLWYTAVLANFLDLSLNDVAQRNIDKLADRQRRAILGGSGDHR, encoded by the coding sequence ATGAACTGCGACGACTACCAAGATGCCGCGCTGCGCACGGCCCGCGCCAAGGACGCCCCGGACGAGTTCATGCACCTCGTTCTCGGGCTCGTCGGGGAGGCAGGCGAGATCGCCGAGAAGGTCAAGAAGCTGGTGCGCGACAAGAACAGCGACCTGGACCTGCTCGACCGCGATGACATGGCCGCCGAGCTCGGCGACGTTCTTTGGTACACCGCCGTCCTGGCGAACTTCCTCGACCTCTCCCTGAACGACGTCGCGCAACGCAACATCGACAAGCTCGCCGACCGCCAGCGCCGCGCGATCCTCGGTGGATCCGGTGACCATCGCTGA
- a CDS encoding aspartate aminotransferase family protein, whose amino-acid sequence MTTTPDTTTAQTGAGTTPRGTDRYDAARDHLWGHFSRQSVYEPVAEGGAGGKMPIIVKGEGAYIWDAEGNKYLDGLSGLFVVQAGHGREELAEAAAKQARELAFFPIWSYAHPSAIDLAERLAAYAPGDLNRVFFTTGGGEAVESAWKLAKQYFKLTGKPGKHKVISRAIAYHGTPQGALSITGLPPLKEMFEPLVPGAFKVPNTNIYRADESLRDDPKAFGRMAADRIAEAIEFEGPDTVAAVFLEPVQNAGGCFPPPPGYFERVREICDEYDVLLVSDEVICAFGRIGSMFACDDFGYVPDIITCAKGLTSGYSPIGAMIASDRLFEPYKHGTTSFPHGYTFGGHPVSAAVAMANLDIFEREGLNQHVKDNAPNFRATLEKLNDLPIVGDVRGEGYFYGIELVKDKETRETFNEDESERMLRGFLSKALFDAGLYCRADDRGDPVVQLAPPLIVGQTEFDEIEQKLRGVLTEAWSLL is encoded by the coding sequence ATGACCACGACACCCGACACCACCACTGCCCAGACCGGCGCCGGCACGACGCCACGCGGCACCGACCGCTACGACGCCGCGCGGGACCACCTGTGGGGTCACTTCAGCCGCCAGTCTGTCTACGAGCCCGTGGCCGAGGGCGGTGCGGGCGGCAAGATGCCGATCATCGTCAAGGGTGAGGGCGCCTACATCTGGGACGCCGAGGGCAACAAGTACCTCGACGGGCTGTCCGGTCTCTTCGTCGTCCAGGCCGGGCACGGCCGCGAGGAGCTCGCCGAGGCGGCCGCCAAGCAGGCGCGTGAGCTGGCGTTCTTCCCGATCTGGTCCTATGCGCACCCGTCGGCGATCGACCTGGCCGAGCGACTGGCGGCGTACGCCCCCGGTGACCTCAACCGGGTCTTCTTCACCACGGGTGGCGGCGAGGCTGTGGAGTCGGCCTGGAAGCTGGCGAAGCAGTACTTCAAGCTCACCGGCAAGCCAGGCAAGCACAAGGTGATCAGCCGAGCGATCGCCTACCACGGCACGCCCCAGGGTGCCCTCTCGATCACCGGCCTCCCGCCGCTGAAGGAGATGTTCGAGCCCCTGGTGCCAGGTGCGTTCAAGGTGCCCAACACCAACATCTACCGCGCCGATGAGTCGCTGCGCGATGACCCCAAGGCCTTCGGCCGGATGGCCGCGGACCGCATTGCCGAGGCCATCGAGTTCGAGGGTCCGGACACCGTGGCGGCCGTCTTCCTCGAGCCCGTGCAGAACGCCGGTGGCTGCTTCCCGCCCCCGCCCGGCTACTTCGAGCGGGTGCGCGAGATCTGCGACGAGTACGACGTGCTGCTCGTCTCCGATGAGGTCATCTGCGCGTTCGGCCGCATCGGTTCGATGTTCGCCTGTGACGACTTCGGCTACGTGCCGGACATCATCACCTGCGCCAAGGGTCTGACCTCGGGCTACTCCCCCATCGGCGCGATGATCGCCAGCGACCGGCTGTTCGAGCCGTACAAGCACGGCACGACGTCGTTCCCGCACGGCTACACCTTCGGCGGCCACCCGGTCTCGGCGGCTGTCGCGATGGCCAACCTCGACATCTTCGAGCGTGAGGGCCTCAACCAGCATGTGAAGGACAACGCTCCGAACTTCCGCGCGACGCTCGAGAAGCTGAACGACCTGCCGATCGTCGGTGACGTCCGCGGCGAGGGCTACTTCTACGGCATCGAGCTGGTCAAGGACAAGGAGACCCGCGAGACCTTCAACGAGGACGAGTCCGAGCGGATGCTGCGCGGCTTCTTGTCGAAGGCGCTGTTCGACGCCGGCCTCTACTGTCGCGCCGACGACCGTGGCGACCCCGTCGTCCAGCTCGCTCCCCCACTGATCGTGGGACAGACCGAGTTTGACGAGATCGAGCAGAAGCTGCGCGGCGTGCTCACCGAGGCGTGGTCGCTCCTCTAG